One Actinomyces marmotae DNA window includes the following coding sequences:
- a CDS encoding WhiB family transcriptional regulator: protein MDWRNQAACLTVDPELFFPVGNTGPAIAQIARAKEVCARCDVVETCLKWALENGQDAGVWGGMSEDERRSLKRRAARARRSS from the coding sequence ATGGACTGGCGTAACCAGGCTGCTTGTCTCACCGTTGACCCCGAGCTCTTCTTCCCGGTGGGCAACACCGGCCCGGCCATCGCCCAGATCGCCCGGGCCAAGGAGGTGTGCGCCCGCTGCGATGTGGTCGAGACCTGCCTCAAGTGGGCCCTGGAGAACGGCCAGGACGCCGGCGTCTGGGGCGGCATGAGCGAGGATGAGCGCCGCTCCCTCAAGCGCCGCGCCGCCCGCGCCCGCCGCTCCTCCTGA
- a CDS encoding sensor histidine kinase: MTPILPPQSRASIDLPPRDLDWIRHLIADWQVIADLSVSDLVLWVRGLSGRFVAIAHCRPSTGQTVHLEEVVGRRMPASREIAALETLTTGTILVMSDPQWTGTTAVREEYVPVLHEGRAVAVVTRETRVGVMRGERFGNQPLKALADSLCQMISEGAFPILGGVTALRHGTPRVADGVVQLDAEGAIVYASPNSRSCLHRLGIVGEIVGAHLASAITDIIPERTPVDETMAVVLMGRQAWITEIEISGVFLVLRAIPLIVHGERAGAILLVRDVSELRRREQVLMNKDATIREIHHRVKNNLQTVSALLRMQARRATNDETRQALAEAERRVAAIATVHEALSHNVDETVDFDEVFESILRTAAVVATPSGQVRTVLEGSFGIVDADSAQALATVLAELVTNAVEHGLEERDGTVTVRALRDGERIEVHVIDDGAGIEPGAVMTGLGTRIVQTLVRGELRGSIDWEPVVDEEGRPRGTDVAIIARLASRGEPVLG; this comes from the coding sequence GTGACGCCGATCCTCCCGCCCCAGTCGCGCGCCTCCATCGACCTGCCGCCGCGCGACCTCGACTGGATCCGCCACCTCATCGCGGACTGGCAGGTCATCGCCGATCTGTCCGTGTCCGACCTGGTCCTGTGGGTCCGCGGCCTGAGCGGTCGCTTCGTGGCGATCGCCCACTGCCGCCCCTCCACGGGGCAGACGGTCCACTTGGAGGAGGTGGTGGGGCGCCGCATGCCCGCCTCACGCGAGATCGCCGCCCTGGAGACCCTCACCACCGGCACCATCCTGGTCATGTCCGACCCCCAGTGGACCGGGACCACCGCGGTGCGCGAGGAGTACGTGCCCGTGCTCCACGAGGGCCGGGCAGTCGCCGTCGTCACGCGGGAGACGCGCGTGGGGGTCATGCGCGGGGAGCGCTTCGGCAACCAGCCCCTCAAGGCCCTCGCCGACTCCCTGTGCCAGATGATCTCCGAGGGGGCCTTCCCGATCCTCGGCGGAGTGACCGCGCTGCGGCACGGCACCCCGCGAGTGGCCGACGGCGTCGTCCAGCTCGACGCCGAGGGCGCCATCGTCTACGCCAGCCCCAACTCCCGCTCCTGCCTGCACCGCCTGGGCATCGTCGGGGAGATCGTCGGCGCGCACCTGGCATCGGCGATCACGGACATCATCCCCGAGCGCACGCCGGTGGACGAGACCATGGCGGTTGTCCTCATGGGCAGGCAGGCCTGGATCACGGAGATCGAGATCTCCGGCGTCTTCCTCGTCCTGCGGGCGATCCCCCTCATCGTGCACGGGGAGAGGGCCGGAGCGATCCTCCTGGTCCGCGACGTCTCCGAGCTGCGGCGCCGCGAGCAGGTCCTCATGAACAAGGACGCCACGATCCGGGAGATCCACCATCGGGTCAAGAACAACCTGCAGACCGTCTCCGCTCTGCTACGGATGCAGGCCCGCCGCGCCACCAACGATGAGACCCGCCAGGCGCTGGCCGAGGCGGAGCGGAGGGTCGCCGCGATCGCCACCGTCCATGAGGCGCTGAGCCACAATGTCGACGAGACTGTCGACTTCGATGAGGTCTTCGAGTCCATCCTGCGCACCGCCGCGGTCGTCGCCACGCCCTCGGGGCAGGTCAGGACCGTGCTGGAGGGGTCCTTCGGCATCGTGGACGCCGACTCCGCCCAGGCCCTGGCCACGGTGCTGGCCGAGCTGGTGACCAACGCCGTCGAGCACGGGCTTGAGGAGCGCGACGGCACCGTCACCGTGCGCGCGCTGCGGGACGGCGAGCGGATCGAGGTCCATGTCATCGATGACGGCGCGGGCATCGAGCCCGGAGCCGTCATGACCGGCCTGGGCACGAGGATCGTCCAGACGCTCGTCCGCGGCGAGCTGCGCGGCAGTATCGACTGGGAGCCCGTCGTCGATGAGGAGGGGCGCCCCCGCGGGACCGACGTCGCCATCATCGCCAGGCTGGCGAGCCGCGGCGAGCCCGTGCTCGGCTGA
- a CDS encoding DUF2505 domain-containing protein: protein MRKTVTITYPADPARVATMLADPEYQRGRVARLGSGTVTSEVTAQGDGFSATASGTVPADSLPSAARRLVRSGVSFTVTEAWGGPAEDGSRTGTLSIDAGGAPVRSSGALTMRPSGGQTVVEVDLELKVTVPLVGRAIEDKAMSMAGRVIADEESRAAAWLGSH from the coding sequence ATGAGGAAGACAGTGACCATCACCTACCCCGCCGATCCCGCCAGGGTCGCCACCATGCTGGCGGACCCGGAGTACCAGCGCGGAAGGGTCGCCCGGCTCGGCTCCGGGACCGTCACCAGCGAGGTGACGGCCCAGGGCGACGGCTTCTCCGCCACCGCCAGCGGCACCGTCCCCGCCGATTCCCTGCCCTCGGCCGCCCGCCGCCTGGTGCGCTCGGGCGTGTCCTTCACCGTCACCGAGGCCTGGGGCGGCCCCGCCGAGGATGGCTCGCGCACCGGCACGCTGAGCATCGACGCTGGCGGCGCGCCCGTGCGCTCCTCGGGCGCCCTGACCATGCGCCCCAGCGGTGGGCAGACCGTCGTCGAGGTGGACCTGGAGCTCAAGGTCACCGTGCCCCTGGTGGGCCGCGCCATCGAGGACAAGGCCATGTCGATGGCCGGGCGGGTCATCGCCGATGAGGAGTCCCGCGCCGCCGCCTGGCTGGGCTCGCACTGA
- a CDS encoding OsmC family protein: MSDTPSIIPTEKNSVWAERTGTRQYVGRNHSGAEVRIGTGPGEFSPGELLKLALATCNSLSADHRLTKALGEDFDANVVCATTKNDEDERYDSFEVQLVADYSSLSAEQLAVLRQRVDGAIDRSCTVGHTLEKSPQVRLLIVQDPDAEPAA, translated from the coding sequence ATGAGCGATACCCCCTCCATCATCCCTACCGAGAAGAACTCCGTCTGGGCCGAGCGCACCGGCACGCGCCAGTACGTGGGCCGCAACCACTCCGGCGCCGAGGTGCGCATCGGCACTGGCCCCGGGGAGTTCTCCCCCGGGGAGCTGCTCAAGCTCGCCCTGGCCACCTGTAACTCCCTGTCCGCGGACCACCGCCTGACCAAGGCCCTCGGCGAGGACTTCGACGCCAACGTCGTGTGCGCGACCACCAAGAACGATGAAGACGAGCGCTACGACTCCTTCGAGGTTCAGCTCGTCGCCGATTACTCATCCTTGAGCGCGGAGCAGCTCGCCGTCCTGCGCCAGCGCGTCGACGGCGCGATCGACCGCTCCTGCACCGTGGGCCACACCCTGGAGAAGAGCCCCCAGGTCCGCCTGCTCATCGTCCAGGACCCCGACGCCGAGCCCGCGGCCTGA
- a CDS encoding thymidylate synthase, with product MSSTPALESLGLRAPDGVNVAYEELLADVLLNGAPKGDRTGTGTRSLFARQLRYDLAAGFPRITTKFVAMKAVKGELLWFLKGATNIGWLTEHGITIWDEWADADGELGPVYGAQWRSWPARDGGAIDQITALIHTLRTDPDSRRMLVSAWNVSELDRMALAPCHAFFQCYAADGRLSLQIYQRSADMFLGVPFNIASYALLTHMLAQQAGLEPGELVWTGGDCHIYSNHVEQVREQLSRVPRAHPFPTLRLEKAESIDAYTMDDIDASQGYQHHPSIKAPVAV from the coding sequence ATGAGCAGCACACCAGCACTGGAGTCCCTGGGCCTGAGGGCGCCCGACGGCGTCAACGTCGCCTATGAGGAACTCCTCGCAGACGTCCTCCTCAACGGCGCGCCCAAGGGCGACCGCACCGGCACGGGCACCCGTTCCCTGTTCGCCCGCCAGCTCCGCTACGACCTGGCCGCCGGATTCCCCCGCATCACCACGAAGTTCGTGGCGATGAAGGCAGTCAAGGGCGAACTGCTGTGGTTCCTCAAGGGCGCCACGAACATCGGCTGGCTCACGGAGCACGGCATCACCATCTGGGACGAGTGGGCCGACGCCGACGGCGAACTCGGCCCGGTCTACGGCGCCCAGTGGCGCTCCTGGCCCGCGCGCGACGGCGGGGCCATCGACCAGATCACCGCCCTCATCCACACGCTGCGCACCGACCCCGACTCCAGGCGCATGCTGGTGTCGGCCTGGAACGTCAGCGAACTGGACCGCATGGCCCTGGCCCCCTGCCACGCCTTCTTCCAGTGCTACGCGGCCGATGGCCGCCTGAGCCTGCAGATCTACCAGCGCAGCGCGGACATGTTCCTCGGTGTTCCCTTCAACATCGCCTCCTACGCCCTGCTCACCCACATGCTCGCCCAGCAGGCCGGGCTCGAGCCGGGCGAACTCGTGTGGACCGGCGGGGACTGCCACATCTACTCCAACCATGTCGAGCAGGTGCGCGAGCAGCTGTCCCGCGTGCCGAGGGCCCACCCGTTCCCGACGCTGCGCCTGGAGAAGGCGGAGTCGATCGACGCCTACACGATGGACGACATCGACGCCTCGCAGGGCTACCAGCACCACCCCTCGATCAAGGCGCCCGTCGCCGTCTGA
- a CDS encoding dihydrofolate reductase yields the protein MAPVSAKHVGMIWAQDAAGVIGADGGMLWRVPDDFRHFRASTLGCGLVMGRATWDSLGGALARRRNVVLTRQRGWSAEGALCAPDLASAIDLAGRGLDAELGPDQRARAGALPRVWVIGGGSVYAQAMEADVAGLLLVTTLDLAVDAPDGAVRAPRIAEDSWARDAALSDPEGAWRPVSGDAAWRIDAWRRR from the coding sequence ATGGCTCCCGTGAGCGCGAAGCATGTGGGAATGATCTGGGCCCAGGACGCAGCCGGTGTCATCGGCGCCGATGGGGGGATGCTGTGGCGCGTCCCCGACGACTTCAGGCACTTCCGCGCCTCCACCCTCGGCTGCGGCCTGGTCATGGGCCGCGCCACCTGGGACTCCCTGGGTGGGGCGCTGGCCAGGCGCCGCAACGTGGTCCTCACCCGCCAGCGCGGCTGGTCCGCGGAGGGCGCCCTGTGCGCCCCCGACCTCGCCTCCGCCATCGACCTGGCGGGAAGGGGCCTTGACGCCGAGCTCGGCCCCGACCAACGCGCGAGGGCCGGGGCGCTGCCCCGCGTATGGGTCATCGGAGGCGGCAGCGTCTACGCCCAGGCCATGGAGGCTGATGTGGCGGGCCTGCTGCTCGTGACCACTCTCGACCTCGCCGTCGACGCCCCCGACGGCGCTGTGCGGGCGCCCCGCATCGCGGAGGATTCCTGGGCGCGCGATGCCGCGCTGTCCGACCCCGAGGGCGCATGGCGGCCCGTCTCCGGGGACGCCGCCTGGCGGATCGACGCCTGGCGGCGTCGGTGA